One genomic window of Micrococcus flavus includes the following:
- a CDS encoding cell division protein CrgA, which yields MAATSGKRKDSARRKRRELEQARDRARGGGASVTTGLGDVDTGPTPLPRWYKAVMFGLLILGLLWIVVYYLTQGLFPIPQLAGWNILVGFGIALVGFLMMSRWSE from the coding sequence GTGGCAGCCACCTCCGGCAAGCGCAAGGACTCGGCCCGCAGGAAGCGGCGCGAGCTCGAGCAGGCCCGTGACCGGGCCCGGGGCGGCGGCGCCTCGGTGACCACGGGGCTCGGCGACGTGGACACCGGCCCCACACCCCTGCCCCGCTGGTACAAGGCCGTGATGTTCGGGCTGCTGATCCTCGGACTGCTGTGGATCGTCGTCTACTACCTCACCCAGGGCCTGTTCCCGATCCCCCAGCTGGCCGGCTGGAACATCCTCGTCGGCTTCGGGATCGCGCTGGTCGGCTTCCTCATGATGTCCCGCTGGAGCGAATGA
- a CDS encoding rhomboid family intramembrane serine protease, with translation MSSTPSDPHGPDVAHGTPPVCPRHPGRAAYVRCSACGTPACLDCQRPGVGGATVCPDCAARAQDGKPDGGGLPQTTTTAPASAAPRPASPRGGLRASARAMPVTWTLLVLTVAAYAGQWASRGSRTGVTETLWYAGAYTSPLGLEPWRMLTYAVVHDVSGPTHLALNMLALWVIGRVLEPVLGWWRFLALYLLSAVGGAVAALWLADPLQPVVGASGAVYGLFSALFLVTRFRGGQVGSIAVLIGLNLVISVLLPGISWQVHVGGLLTGAAVGAVYTAAGGPPGHGVAVRGDRPGGRASAGVHAAGLALLAAVLTALTLSGAERLGMSALMG, from the coding sequence GTGAGCTCCACCCCGTCGGACCCGCACGGCCCGGACGTCGCGCACGGCACACCCCCGGTGTGCCCGCGGCATCCGGGCCGTGCGGCGTATGTGCGGTGCTCCGCGTGCGGGACCCCCGCGTGCCTCGACTGCCAGCGGCCCGGCGTCGGCGGCGCCACGGTCTGCCCCGACTGCGCCGCCCGCGCGCAGGACGGGAAACCGGACGGCGGCGGCCTCCCGCAGACCACGACGACGGCGCCCGCCTCCGCGGCACCCCGCCCCGCCTCGCCCCGGGGCGGCCTGCGGGCCTCCGCCCGGGCGATGCCCGTCACGTGGACGCTGCTGGTCCTCACCGTGGCCGCCTACGCCGGCCAGTGGGCCAGCCGGGGCTCCCGCACGGGGGTCACGGAGACCCTGTGGTACGCCGGGGCCTACACGTCGCCCCTGGGTCTGGAGCCGTGGCGCATGCTCACGTACGCGGTCGTGCACGACGTCTCCGGGCCCACCCATCTCGCGCTGAACATGCTGGCCCTGTGGGTGATCGGCCGGGTGCTGGAGCCGGTGCTCGGCTGGTGGCGGTTCCTGGCGCTCTACCTGCTCTCCGCCGTCGGGGGTGCCGTGGCCGCCCTCTGGCTGGCGGATCCGCTGCAGCCCGTCGTCGGGGCCTCGGGCGCCGTCTACGGACTCTTCTCCGCCTTGTTCCTGGTCACCCGGTTCCGGGGCGGGCAGGTCGGCTCCATCGCGGTGCTGATCGGCCTGAACCTGGTGATCTCCGTCCTGCTGCCGGGCATCTCGTGGCAGGTGCATGTGGGAGGCCTGCTCACGGGGGCCGCGGTCGGCGCGGTCTACACGGCCGCGGGCGGCCCGCCGGGGCACGGCGTGGCCGTCCGCGGCGACCGCCCGGGGGGCCGGGCCTCGGCGGGGGTGCATGCGGCCGGGCTCGCGCTGCTGGCCGCCGTCCTCACGGCCCTGACCCTGTCCGGTGCCGAGCGCCTCGGGATGTCGGCCCTGATGGGCTGA
- a CDS encoding anthranilate synthase component II, producing MNSQPQPGRETVSVLVVDNYDSFVYTLVGYLEELGARTTVVRNDALDGPAALALADGHDAVLVSPGPGAPADAGISLDLIRAAADGGRPVFGVCLGHQAIAEAFGATVTHAESLMHGKTSRVRHHGHPTFAGLPETFTATRYHSLAAVRDTVDESVLEITAETEDGVVMGLAHRTAPLWGVQFHPESVLTEGGHRMLGNWLESAGLTGAAERGARLSPLVHRTG from the coding sequence GTGAACAGCCAGCCGCAGCCGGGCCGGGAGACCGTCTCCGTGCTCGTCGTGGACAACTACGACAGCTTCGTCTACACCCTCGTCGGCTACCTCGAGGAGCTCGGCGCCCGCACCACCGTGGTCCGCAACGACGCGCTGGACGGCCCCGCCGCGCTCGCGCTCGCGGACGGGCACGACGCCGTCCTGGTCTCCCCGGGTCCCGGCGCCCCCGCTGACGCCGGCATCTCCCTGGACCTCATCCGCGCCGCCGCGGACGGCGGACGGCCGGTGTTCGGGGTGTGCCTGGGCCACCAGGCCATCGCGGAGGCGTTCGGGGCCACCGTCACCCACGCCGAGTCCCTCATGCACGGCAAGACCTCCCGCGTGCGCCACCACGGCCACCCCACGTTCGCCGGGCTGCCGGAGACGTTCACCGCCACCCGCTACCACTCGCTGGCGGCGGTGCGGGACACCGTGGACGAGTCCGTCCTGGAGATCACCGCCGAGACCGAGGACGGCGTGGTCATGGGCCTGGCCCACCGCACCGCCCCGCTGTGGGGCGTGCAGTTCCACCCCGAATCCGTCCTCACCGAGGGCGGGCACCGCATGCTCGGTAACTGGCTCGAGTCCGCCGGCCTCACCGGGGCCGCCGAGCGCGGGGCCCGGCTGAGCCCCCTCGTGCACCGCACCGGCTGA
- a CDS encoding peptidylprolyl isomerase: protein MTNATHTATIHTNHGDIVVELFGHHAPKTVKNFVGLATGEQEWTHPQTGEKNNGAPLYSGTVFHRIIKDFMIQGGDPLGMGIGGPGYQFGDEIHPELQFDSPYLLAMANAGPGTNGSQFFITSVPTGWLNGKHTIFGEVTDEASQKVVDQLNSVATDPRDRPLEDVVIESIEITEA from the coding sequence ATGACCAACGCAACGCACACCGCGACCATCCACACGAACCACGGCGACATCGTCGTCGAGCTGTTCGGCCACCACGCCCCCAAGACCGTGAAGAACTTCGTGGGCCTGGCCACCGGCGAGCAGGAGTGGACGCACCCGCAGACCGGCGAGAAGAACAACGGCGCCCCCCTGTACTCCGGCACCGTGTTCCACCGCATCATCAAGGACTTCATGATCCAGGGCGGCGACCCGCTCGGCATGGGCATCGGCGGCCCCGGCTACCAGTTCGGCGACGAGATCCACCCCGAGCTGCAGTTCGACAGCCCCTACCTGCTGGCCATGGCCAACGCCGGCCCCGGCACCAACGGCTCGCAGTTCTTCATCACCTCCGTGCCCACCGGCTGGCTCAACGGCAAGCACACCATCTTCGGCGAGGTGACGGACGAGGCCTCCCAGAAGGTCGTGGACCAGCTGAACTCGGTGGCCACCGACCCGCGTGACCGCCCGCTCGAGGACGTCGTCATCGAGTCCATCGAGATCACCGAGGCCTGA
- a CDS encoding penicillin-binding transpeptidase domain-containing protein has product MNEAIRRTWLVMVGMFLVLAVAASVIQVVAAEPLKDHRLNSRQIVLEFGAPRGPILVDGEPIAESVESGDAYNYQRIYQDSRMWAPLTGFYSLVYTTDGLEEAMDDRLAGTSSSQFLDRALQIVTGATPEGDQVELTLDRDLQRLAYDSIPDGTKGSVVVTEPSTGRILAMASKPSFDANALSSHSRTDSVQAMNAYTAVPGLDVRRNRPAEQRVSPGSTFKLVDLVAMLESGDYAPDQTLEVPARWTLPGTPAQMSNFAGGPCNDVGSATLTWIVAHSCNTPFAQAAVELGQDRIRETAERFGFNDSGEIPLPVTESVFPEDLDDAALAQSAIGQRDVQATALQMTMVSMGIANGGVVMEPEMVETVRRPDLTVVSEFAPRERGRAMDADVAEQIARMMEATVQEGTASAARSDVVRIAAKTGTAEKDGSENVNTWVTGFAPVEDPQVAVTVVYEDQNEDSAHSTAVESMQSIMEAVVVE; this is encoded by the coding sequence GTGAACGAGGCGATCCGACGCACGTGGCTCGTGATGGTGGGCATGTTCCTGGTGCTGGCCGTGGCGGCCTCCGTGATCCAGGTGGTGGCCGCCGAGCCGCTCAAGGACCACCGGCTCAACAGCCGGCAGATAGTGCTGGAGTTCGGCGCGCCCCGCGGGCCGATCCTGGTGGACGGCGAGCCGATCGCGGAGTCCGTGGAGTCCGGTGACGCCTACAACTACCAGCGCATCTACCAGGACTCCCGGATGTGGGCGCCGCTGACGGGCTTCTACTCGCTCGTCTACACCACCGACGGCCTGGAGGAGGCGATGGACGACCGGCTCGCCGGCACCTCCAGCTCCCAGTTCCTGGACCGTGCCCTGCAGATCGTCACGGGCGCCACGCCCGAGGGGGACCAGGTGGAGCTGACCCTGGACCGCGACCTGCAGCGGCTGGCGTACGACTCCATCCCCGATGGCACGAAGGGCTCCGTGGTGGTCACCGAGCCGTCCACCGGACGGATCCTGGCGATGGCCTCCAAGCCCAGCTTCGACGCGAACGCCCTGTCCTCCCACAGCCGGACCGACTCCGTGCAGGCCATGAACGCGTACACCGCGGTCCCCGGTCTCGACGTGCGACGCAACCGCCCCGCGGAGCAGCGCGTCTCCCCCGGCTCCACGTTCAAGCTCGTGGACCTCGTGGCCATGCTCGAGTCCGGCGACTACGCCCCGGACCAGACCCTGGAGGTCCCCGCCCGCTGGACGCTGCCCGGCACGCCCGCGCAGATGTCCAACTTCGCCGGCGGCCCGTGCAACGACGTCGGCTCGGCCACCCTGACCTGGATCGTGGCGCACTCGTGCAACACGCCGTTCGCCCAGGCCGCGGTGGAGCTGGGCCAGGACCGGATCCGGGAGACGGCCGAGCGGTTCGGCTTCAACGACTCCGGGGAGATCCCGCTGCCCGTCACCGAGTCCGTGTTCCCCGAGGACCTGGACGACGCCGCCCTCGCGCAGTCCGCGATCGGCCAGCGGGACGTGCAGGCCACGGCACTGCAGATGACCATGGTGTCCATGGGCATCGCCAACGGCGGCGTGGTCATGGAGCCGGAGATGGTGGAGACGGTGCGGCGCCCGGACCTGACGGTGGTCTCCGAGTTCGCCCCCCGCGAGCGCGGCCGGGCGATGGACGCGGACGTGGCCGAGCAGATCGCGAGGATGATGGAGGCCACGGTCCAGGAGGGCACGGCCTCCGCGGCCCGCTCGGACGTCGTGCGGATCGCGGCGAAGACCGGCACGGCGGAGAAGGACGGCTCGGAGAACGTGAACACGTGGGTCACCGGGTTCGCCCCCGTGGAGGACCCGCAGGTGGCCGTCACGGTGGTCTACGAGGACCAGAACGAGGATTCCGCCCATTCGACGGCGGTGGAGAGCATGCAGAGCATCATGGAAGCGGTGGTCGTGGAATGA
- a CDS encoding protein kinase domain-containing protein, whose translation MRPTSGITLGGRYQLTDRIAIGGMGEVWKARDKVLGRMTAVKILKEEYTGDPNFLRRFRAEAQHTALLNHPGVANVYDYGEEKGSAYLVMELVPGQPLSAILEKDSTLSTDRTLSIIRQTAAALSAAHAQGLVHRDVKPGNLMITPTGRVKVTDFGIARLADQVPLTATGQVMGTAQYLAPEQATGQQATGASDIYSLGIIGYEALAGRRPFTGESQIAIALAQVNDTPPALPETVPAPVRALIMCMLSKDPRERPADATVLSEAAEALRRKDVEGAVDAVPGLAAFLAAEGVDVPGDAETAALDTAPAPGTRPEGAVTAPVPRTVDRTPSTATLPVLGAAGAAAGAGLAGAAAAGSADVSATRDPRAAAEPGPTPRPTPAATTGSAGAGASVPRTARPGRRNRWPLFALLALLAFAVLGALLWPALTGGRAGAGAAATSSAAISLRAEDYEGRPAADARRELEGLGLTVQETERDDRAAQGTVVGVNPVGALQRGDVVTLAVSTGAGTVPQDLVGQPVDTVTSMLRALGFSVDRVDDPAADGAAGEVVRVVPGEGERHRFDTPVQVIVAGGGGQDAPSSAPAPAPATTREPATDPAPSAEPSPGTPDDGDGAQTSAPAPTEEQSPTAPAEDPATPTEEPGAEPSPGPAPTSESPSAQPSPDPTAEPTAEPSADPTSTEATGPDGGPTPAPAG comes from the coding sequence ATGAGGCCGACATCGGGCATCACCCTGGGCGGCAGGTACCAGCTGACCGATCGCATCGCGATCGGCGGCATGGGCGAGGTCTGGAAGGCGCGGGACAAGGTCCTGGGCCGGATGACCGCCGTGAAGATCCTCAAGGAGGAGTACACGGGCGACCCCAACTTCCTCCGCCGGTTCCGCGCCGAGGCGCAGCACACCGCGCTGCTGAACCATCCCGGCGTCGCGAACGTGTACGACTACGGCGAGGAGAAGGGCTCCGCGTACCTCGTCATGGAGCTGGTCCCGGGGCAGCCCCTGTCCGCGATCCTCGAGAAGGACTCGACGCTCTCCACGGACCGCACGCTCAGCATCATCCGGCAGACCGCGGCCGCGCTCTCCGCCGCGCACGCCCAGGGCCTGGTGCACCGGGACGTCAAGCCCGGCAACCTGATGATCACCCCCACCGGCCGGGTGAAGGTCACGGACTTCGGCATCGCCCGCCTCGCGGACCAGGTCCCGCTCACCGCCACGGGCCAGGTCATGGGCACGGCCCAGTACCTGGCACCCGAGCAGGCCACGGGGCAGCAGGCCACGGGCGCCTCGGACATCTACTCGCTGGGCATCATCGGCTACGAGGCCCTGGCCGGGCGCCGCCCGTTCACCGGCGAGTCCCAGATCGCGATCGCGCTCGCCCAGGTCAACGACACGCCCCCGGCCCTGCCGGAGACCGTGCCGGCGCCCGTGCGCGCGCTGATCATGTGCATGCTCTCGAAGGACCCGCGGGAGCGCCCGGCGGACGCCACCGTGCTCTCCGAGGCGGCCGAGGCGCTGCGCCGCAAGGACGTGGAGGGCGCCGTCGACGCCGTCCCGGGGCTCGCGGCGTTCCTCGCCGCCGAGGGCGTGGACGTCCCCGGCGACGCGGAGACCGCGGCGCTCGACACCGCCCCGGCCCCCGGGACCCGGCCGGAGGGCGCGGTCACCGCCCCGGTCCCCCGCACCGTGGACCGGACGCCCAGCACCGCGACCCTGCCCGTGCTGGGCGCCGCGGGCGCGGCGGCGGGCGCCGGCCTGGCCGGCGCCGCCGCGGCGGGGTCCGCGGACGTGTCCGCCACCCGTGACCCGCGCGCGGCCGCCGAGCCCGGCCCCACGCCCCGTCCGACGCCGGCCGCGACCACCGGGTCCGCCGGAGCGGGGGCCTCCGTGCCCCGCACCGCACGTCCGGGCCGGCGCAACCGCTGGCCCCTGTTCGCCCTGCTGGCGCTGCTGGCGTTCGCCGTGCTCGGCGCGCTGCTCTGGCCGGCCCTCACGGGCGGCCGGGCGGGTGCCGGGGCGGCCGCGACCTCCTCGGCGGCGATCTCGCTCCGGGCCGAGGACTACGAGGGCCGGCCCGCGGCGGACGCGCGCCGCGAGCTGGAGGGCCTGGGCCTGACCGTCCAGGAGACCGAGCGGGACGACCGGGCCGCGCAGGGCACCGTGGTGGGGGTGAACCCCGTGGGCGCGCTCCAGCGCGGGGACGTCGTCACCCTGGCCGTCTCGACGGGCGCCGGCACGGTCCCGCAGGACCTGGTGGGCCAGCCGGTGGACACGGTCACCTCGATGCTGCGCGCGCTCGGGTTCTCCGTGGACCGCGTGGACGACCCCGCGGCGGACGGCGCCGCGGGCGAGGTGGTGCGCGTGGTGCCCGGCGAGGGCGAGCGCCACCGGTTCGACACCCCGGTGCAGGTGATCGTCGCCGGCGGCGGCGGCCAGGACGCGCCGTCCTCGGCACCCGCGCCCGCCCCGGCCACGACGCGGGAGCCCGCGACGGATCCGGCTCCGAGCGCTGAGCCGTCCCCCGGCACCCCCGACGACGGCGACGGTGCCCAGACCTCCGCCCCGGCGCCCACCGAGGAGCAGAGCCCGACCGCCCCGGCGGAGGACCCCGCGACCCCCACCGAGGAGCCGGGCGCGGAGCCCTCGCCCGGTCCGGCCCCGACCTCCGAGTCCCCCTCCGCCCAGCCCTCCCCCGACCCGACCGCCGAGCCGACCGCCGAGCCGAGCGCGGACCCCACGAGCACCGAGGCCACGGGGCCCGACGGGGGTCCCACCCCGGCGCCCGCCGGCTGA
- the pknB gene encoding Stk1 family PASTA domain-containing Ser/Thr kinase — protein sequence MPQQCILHERYRVDELIGRGGMADVLRGHDLRLNRTVAVKMMRPDLARDPAFQARFRQEARHAASLNHPCVVSVYDTGAALLDDGLHPVECPYLVMEHVDGHTLRERLQEGEVTWREAVRWTSGLLEALAHAHAQGVVHRDVKPANVMISRSGAVKVMDFGIARALSDTSAHTGQTQAVVGTALYLPPEQAQGARVDPRSDLYAAGCVLFELLTGRPPFTGDTPLAIAYQHVREEPPTPSAVDPSLPEAFDAVVLRALEKDPARRHPDAAALLADLEAAAARAEDARAGEARTQALPAAPDVDGGSPVPSAGASPATTPAAAVGEPASEHHAVAGADVPGAPSATQLAAAATVGATGPSTGPIAVGRTGEPTGGVPVVAAAAPPEARRGRSWPLVAALAAALAVAVLVWTLVGRPDTVTMPDLEDATETQAVSRLAGLGLEAVVRTDAGAVGPAGRVVSTDPTAGARVEGGSRVALTVAGGGTQVLLPPRLRGMPEARVRSELEGLGLEVASVEDTHSADVARGALVQTEPALGTRVSPGAAVVLHVSDGTMHVPDLRGMTGADARRSMETLAPEMTLRFQSEGGSDPEDGVVILQDPPAGSDTDNDAVLTLIMSAAEAPTAEAVTVPPSGDLAAPAPPVAAAAAPAARLPEEDDPRMSTVLGPVVSPTGPPLPAGGAASSAAGRLPSPSVPPRASSAPVPADPSPAPVAVPVPLPTPSASAPTDPVPPTSVPTPVDPGPSTGGPAPSSEPTPSAEPTPSAEPTPPADPVLPSTPGERPSSDTPPAG from the coding sequence GTGCCCCAGCAGTGCATCCTCCACGAGCGGTACCGCGTCGACGAGCTGATCGGCCGCGGCGGGATGGCCGACGTCCTCCGCGGCCACGACCTGCGGCTGAACCGGACCGTCGCGGTGAAGATGATGCGCCCCGACCTGGCCCGGGACCCCGCGTTCCAGGCGCGGTTCCGGCAGGAGGCACGGCACGCGGCCTCGCTCAACCACCCGTGCGTGGTGTCGGTGTACGACACGGGGGCCGCGCTCCTGGACGACGGGCTGCACCCCGTGGAGTGCCCCTACCTGGTCATGGAGCACGTGGACGGCCACACCCTCCGGGAGCGCCTGCAGGAGGGCGAGGTCACCTGGCGTGAGGCGGTGCGGTGGACCTCGGGACTGCTCGAGGCGCTGGCCCACGCGCACGCGCAGGGCGTGGTCCACCGGGACGTGAAGCCGGCCAACGTCATGATCTCCCGGTCCGGGGCCGTCAAGGTGATGGACTTCGGGATCGCCCGGGCGCTGTCGGACACCTCCGCCCACACGGGGCAGACCCAGGCCGTGGTGGGCACGGCCCTGTACCTGCCGCCCGAGCAGGCGCAGGGGGCGCGCGTGGACCCCCGCTCGGACCTCTACGCGGCGGGCTGCGTGCTGTTCGAGCTGCTCACGGGGCGCCCGCCGTTCACGGGGGACACGCCCCTGGCCATCGCCTACCAGCACGTGCGGGAGGAGCCCCCGACCCCGTCCGCGGTGGACCCCTCCCTGCCGGAGGCGTTCGACGCCGTCGTCCTGCGCGCGCTGGAGAAGGACCCCGCCCGCCGGCACCCGGACGCCGCCGCCCTGCTCGCCGACCTGGAGGCGGCCGCGGCCCGCGCCGAGGACGCCCGGGCCGGGGAGGCGCGGACGCAGGCCCTGCCCGCCGCGCCGGACGTCGACGGCGGGTCCCCCGTCCCGTCCGCGGGCGCCTCCCCCGCGACGACGCCGGCCGCGGCGGTCGGGGAGCCGGCCTCGGAGCACCACGCGGTGGCCGGGGCGGACGTCCCCGGGGCTCCCTCCGCGACGCAGCTGGCCGCGGCGGCCACCGTGGGCGCCACGGGTCCGTCGACCGGCCCGATCGCCGTCGGCCGCACGGGCGAGCCCACCGGGGGCGTGCCCGTGGTCGCGGCGGCGGCCCCGCCCGAGGCGCGGCGGGGGCGGTCCTGGCCGCTGGTGGCGGCGCTCGCCGCGGCCCTGGCCGTGGCCGTGCTGGTGTGGACCCTCGTCGGCCGTCCGGACACCGTCACCATGCCGGACCTGGAGGACGCCACGGAGACGCAGGCGGTGTCCCGGCTGGCGGGTCTCGGACTCGAGGCCGTGGTCCGGACGGACGCCGGCGCCGTCGGCCCGGCCGGGCGGGTGGTGAGCACGGACCCCACCGCCGGCGCGCGCGTGGAGGGGGGCTCGCGGGTGGCCCTGACCGTCGCCGGAGGAGGGACGCAGGTGCTCCTGCCCCCGCGCCTGCGGGGCATGCCGGAGGCACGGGTCCGCTCCGAGCTGGAGGGGCTCGGCCTGGAGGTGGCCTCGGTGGAGGACACCCACAGCGCGGACGTGGCCCGCGGCGCGCTCGTCCAGACGGAGCCGGCCCTGGGCACCCGGGTGTCCCCCGGCGCGGCCGTGGTGCTCCACGTGTCCGACGGGACCATGCACGTCCCCGACCTCAGGGGCATGACCGGGGCCGACGCCCGCCGCAGCATGGAGACCCTCGCCCCCGAGATGACGCTGCGGTTCCAGAGCGAGGGCGGCTCCGACCCGGAGGACGGGGTGGTGATCCTCCAGGATCCGCCCGCCGGCTCGGACACGGACAACGACGCCGTGCTCACCCTGATCATGTCGGCGGCGGAGGCCCCCACGGCGGAGGCGGTCACGGTCCCGCCCTCCGGGGACCTCGCGGCGCCGGCGCCGCCGGTCGCCGCCGCGGCCGCCCCGGCCGCCCGGCTGCCGGAGGAGGACGATCCGCGCATGTCCACGGTCCTCGGCCCGGTGGTCTCGCCCACCGGACCCCCGCTGCCCGCCGGTGGGGCGGCCTCCTCGGCCGCGGGACGGCTTCCCTCGCCCTCCGTCCCCCCGCGGGCGTCCTCCGCGCCGGTCCCGGCCGATCCGTCGCCCGCCCCCGTGGCGGTCCCGGTCCCCCTCCCGACGCCGTCCGCCTCCGCCCCCACGGACCCCGTGCCGCCGACCTCCGTCCCGACCCCCGTGGACCCCGGACCCTCCACCGGTGGCCCGGCGCCGTCGTCGGAGCCCACCCCGTCCGCGGAGCCGACCCCCTCCGCGGAGCCGACCCCGCCCGCGGACCCCGTGCTCCCGTCGACGCCGGGCGAGCGGCCCTCCTCGGACACGCCCCCCGCGGGCTGA